In Palaemon carinicauda isolate YSFRI2023 chromosome 18, ASM3689809v2, whole genome shotgun sequence, a genomic segment contains:
- the mrj gene encoding dnaJ homolog subfamily B member 6 isoform X1, which produces MAFSSNLGEHSTMVDYYKVLEVSRSATVADIKKAYRRLALKWHPDKNPDNQDDATKKFKEISEAYEVLSDEKKKKIYDQYGKEGLQTGGGPGPTRPRTSRSARHHYRYDDEFDYTFPTFTFRDPEEVFREFFDGDPFTELFSFDPFNSLDHSRRQRRQGRHRGGTSHDNSACNLHHANALSSNIFSPFGPIFGGAMFSPFAGLQGFNDGGFTSFSSQSFTTMGGPGMKRTSTATKFINGKKITTKKVCEGGQETVLTYENDVLKTKTVNGIPQALSY; this is translated from the exons AACATTCCACAATGGTGGATTACTACAAGGTGTTGGAGGTGAGTCGGAGTGCCACAGTAGCAGACATAAAGAAAGCTTATCGACGTTTAGCTCTTAAATGGCATCCGGACAAAAATCCAGATAATCAGGATGATGCTACAAAGAAGTTCAAGGAAATTTCAGAAGCCTATGAAGTTTTAAGTGATGAGAAGAAAAAGAAG ATTTATGATCAGTATGGCAAAGAGGGCTTGCAGACAGGTGGTGGGCCAGGACCTACTAGACCTCGCACTTCCCGCTCCGCACGCCATCACTACCGTTACGACGATGAATTTGATTATACTTTCCCCACATTCACATTCAGAGACCCAGAAGAGGTGTTCAGAGAATTTTTCGACGGTGATCCTTTCACTGAACTGTTCAGTTTTGATCCATTCAATTCCCTCGACCACAGCAGGAGGCAACGAAGACAAGGTAGACACAGAGGTGGCACAAGCCATGATAACAGTGCCTGCAACCTTCACCATGCCAATGCACTTAGTAGTAATATATTCTCTCCCTTTGGACCTATATTTGGTGGTGCGATGTTTTCTCCATTCGCTGGTCTTCAAGGCTTTAATGATGGTGGTTTTACCTCATTCTCATCTCAATCATTCACCACAATGGGAGGTCCAGGAATGAAGCGCACTTCCACAGCAACTAAATTTATTAATGGCAAGAAAATCACCACGAAGAAGGTTTGTGAAGGAGGTCAAGAGACAGTTTTGACCTACGAAAATGATGTCCTTAAGACGAAGACTGTTAATGGTATACCACAAGCCTTATCGTACTAA
- the mrj gene encoding dnaJ homolog subfamily B member 6 isoform X2, translated as MVDYYKVLEVSRSATVADIKKAYRRLALKWHPDKNPDNQDDATKKFKEISEAYEVLSDEKKKKIYDQYGKEGLQTGGGPGPTRPRTSRSARHHYRYDDEFDYTFPTFTFRDPEEVFREFFDGDPFTELFSFDPFNSLDHSRRQRRQGRHRGGTSHDNSACNLHHANALSSNIFSPFGPIFGGAMFSPFAGLQGFNDGGFTSFSSQSFTTMGGPGMKRTSTATKFINGKKITTKKVCEGGQETVLTYENDVLKTKTVNGIPQALSY; from the exons ATGGTGGATTACTACAAGGTGTTGGAGGTGAGTCGGAGTGCCACAGTAGCAGACATAAAGAAAGCTTATCGACGTTTAGCTCTTAAATGGCATCCGGACAAAAATCCAGATAATCAGGATGATGCTACAAAGAAGTTCAAGGAAATTTCAGAAGCCTATGAAGTTTTAAGTGATGAGAAGAAAAAGAAG ATTTATGATCAGTATGGCAAAGAGGGCTTGCAGACAGGTGGTGGGCCAGGACCTACTAGACCTCGCACTTCCCGCTCCGCACGCCATCACTACCGTTACGACGATGAATTTGATTATACTTTCCCCACATTCACATTCAGAGACCCAGAAGAGGTGTTCAGAGAATTTTTCGACGGTGATCCTTTCACTGAACTGTTCAGTTTTGATCCATTCAATTCCCTCGACCACAGCAGGAGGCAACGAAGACAAGGTAGACACAGAGGTGGCACAAGCCATGATAACAGTGCCTGCAACCTTCACCATGCCAATGCACTTAGTAGTAATATATTCTCTCCCTTTGGACCTATATTTGGTGGTGCGATGTTTTCTCCATTCGCTGGTCTTCAAGGCTTTAATGATGGTGGTTTTACCTCATTCTCATCTCAATCATTCACCACAATGGGAGGTCCAGGAATGAAGCGCACTTCCACAGCAACTAAATTTATTAATGGCAAGAAAATCACCACGAAGAAGGTTTGTGAAGGAGGTCAAGAGACAGTTTTGACCTACGAAAATGATGTCCTTAAGACGAAGACTGTTAATGGTATACCACAAGCCTTATCGTACTAA